The Primulina eburnea isolate SZY01 chromosome 8, ASM2296580v1, whole genome shotgun sequence genome contains a region encoding:
- the LOC140839887 gene encoding nucleoid-associated protein At4g30620, chloroplastic-like, whose translation MAMAPFAASAAQFPSYFASSFSSSNSYNNASHVGLQNLPLPGNGSGMVKKSLRVHSLFGGKKDNDDNSDNSSSKAGILGNMQNLYETVKKAQMVVQVEAVKVQKELAVAEFDGYCEDELIKATLSGNQQPVRLEITEAAMELGAEKLSLLVTEAYKDAHQKSVQAMKERMSNLAQSLGVPPGLTEGLK comes from the exons ATGGCAATGGCTCCATTTGCAGCTTCAGCGGCTCAATTTCCCTCTTATTTTGCTTCTTCCTTCTCATCTA GTAACTCCTATAACAATGCCAGCCACGTTGGTCTACAAAATTTGCCATTGCCTGGAAACGGAAGTGGAATGGTTAAAAAATCTCTCAGAGTGCATTCATTATTTGGTGGAAAGAAGGATAATGATGATAACAGTGACAATAGTTCTTCCAAG GCTGGAATCTTAGGAAACATGCAGAATTTATACGAGACAGTAAAAAAGGCGCAGATGGTTGTCCAAGTTGAGGCAGTAAAAGTGCAAAAGGAACTTGCGGT AGCTGAATTTGATGGTTACTGCGAAGACGAGCTAATAAAG GCTACGCTTTCTGGGAACCAACAACCAGTACGCCTCGAGATAACCGAGGCTGCCATGGAATTGGGAGCTGAA AAACTCTCTCTTTTGGTCACAGAGGCCTACAAAGATGCGCACCAAAAGAGCGTTCAG GCTATGAAAGAAAGAATGAGCAACCTTGCACAAAGCCTGGGAGTGCCACCAGGTTTGACAGAAGGATTGAAGTGA
- the LOC140839888 gene encoding uncharacterized protein isoform X1 codes for MHAANFQKMNGILGQEKLGNQFQNGRNLGERRNGLSAAAWPTLQQSHQQPPLVPRSGMRSVYLGENEAKKGRTGTGVFLPRRYETTTPLETRKKPVERVFHALNLNLESMEIPAQAQFRGISNIKPQYDATLKPVSNIRIAQQKDFGARSVMNQELWLPQEWTY; via the exons ATGCATGCAGCCAAT TTTCAGAAGATGAATGGGATTTTGGGACAAGAGAAACTAGGAAACCAGTTTCAGAATGGAAGGAATTTAGGGGAAAGAAGAAACGGGCTATCCGCCGCTGCTTGGCCTACTTTACAACAGTCTCACCAGCAACCGCCGCTTGTACCACGTTCAGGGATGAGGTCTGTTTATCTTGGGGAAAACGAAGCCAAGAAGGGAAGAACCGGAACTGGAGTCTTTTTGCCCCGAAGATATGAAACCACCACTCCCCTTGAAACTCGCAAGAAACCAG TAGAGAGAGTGTTCCATGCTCTGAATTTGAATCTTGAATCTATGGAAATTCCGGCGCAAGCCCAGTTCAGAGGCATTTCAAATATCAAGCCTCAATATG ATGCCACTTTGAAGCCTGTTTCTAACATCAGAATTGCTCAACAGAAAGATTTTGGCGCACGGTCAGTGATGAATCAAGAACTCTGGCTTCCTCAGGAATGGACTTACTAA
- the LOC140839888 gene encoding uncharacterized protein isoform X2 has translation MHAANFQKMNGILGQEKLGNQFQNGRNLGERRNGLSAAAWPTLQQSHQQPPLVPRSGMRSVYLGENEAKKGRTGTGVFLPRRYETTTPLETRKKPERVFHALNLNLESMEIPAQAQFRGISNIKPQYDATLKPVSNIRIAQQKDFGARSVMNQELWLPQEWTY, from the exons ATGCATGCAGCCAAT TTTCAGAAGATGAATGGGATTTTGGGACAAGAGAAACTAGGAAACCAGTTTCAGAATGGAAGGAATTTAGGGGAAAGAAGAAACGGGCTATCCGCCGCTGCTTGGCCTACTTTACAACAGTCTCACCAGCAACCGCCGCTTGTACCACGTTCAGGGATGAGGTCTGTTTATCTTGGGGAAAACGAAGCCAAGAAGGGAAGAACCGGAACTGGAGTCTTTTTGCCCCGAAGATATGAAACCACCACTCCCCTTGAAACTCGCAAGAAACCAG AGAGAGTGTTCCATGCTCTGAATTTGAATCTTGAATCTATGGAAATTCCGGCGCAAGCCCAGTTCAGAGGCATTTCAAATATCAAGCCTCAATATG ATGCCACTTTGAAGCCTGTTTCTAACATCAGAATTGCTCAACAGAAAGATTTTGGCGCACGGTCAGTGATGAATCAAGAACTCTGGCTTCCTCAGGAATGGACTTACTAA